Proteins co-encoded in one Dryobates pubescens isolate bDryPub1 chromosome 4, bDryPub1.pri, whole genome shotgun sequence genomic window:
- the FBXL16 gene encoding F-box/LRR-repeat protein 16, whose amino-acid sequence MSSPRNGDTKPPCLPRNGLVKIPTQANGLGSASITKGTPAVKNRLCQPSSVPAILSPALAQHSDLPIPSLASPLSLAALGGVSSPPGAPLAGLSAGAGSEQPCPERVPGSPAERQLAVDEKILNRLFWYFSACEKCVLAQVCKAWRRVLYQPKFWVGLTPVLHTKELYNVLPGGEKEFVSLQGFAVRGFEGFCLVGVSDLDICEFIDNYPLSKKGVKSMSLKRSTITDAGLEVMLEQMQGVVRLELSGCNDFTEAGLWSSLNARITALSVSDCINVADDAIAAISQLLPNLAELNLQAYHVTDTALAYFTAKQGYTTHTLRLNSCWEITNHGVVNMVHSLPNLSVLSLSGCSKVTDDGVELVAENLRKLRSLDLSWCPRITDMALEYIACDLHKLEELVLDRCVRITDTGLSYLSTMSSLRSLYLRWCCQVQDFGLKHLLGMGSLRLLSLAGCPLLTTTGLSGLVQLQELEELELTNCPGATPELFKYFSQHLPCCMVIE is encoded by the exons ATGTCGAGCCCGAGAAACGGCGACACCAAGCCCCCATGTTTGCCCCGCAATGGACTGGTGAAGATCCCCACCCAAGCCAACGGCCTCGGCTCCGCCAGCATCACCAAAGGCACCCCCGCCGTCAAGAACCGCCTGTGCCAGCCTTCCTCCGTGCCTGCCATCCTCAGCCCGGCCTTAGCCCAGCACAGCGACCtgcccatccccagcctggcctccccgCTCTCCTTGGCCGCTCTGGGCGGCGTCTCCTCCCCTCCCGGCGCGCCCCTGGCGGGACTGAGCGCGGGCGCAGGCTCGGAGCAGCCCTGCCCGGAGCGGGTTCCCGGCTCGCCCGCGGAGAGGCAGCTGGCGGTGGACGAGAAGATCCTCAACCGCCTGTTCTGGTACTTTTCGGCGTGCGAGAAGTGCGTCCTGGCGCAGGTGTGCAAGGCCTGGCGCCGGGTGCTCTACCAGCCCAAGTTCTGGGTGGGCCTGACCCCCGTCCTGCACACCAAGGAGCTCTACAACGTCCTGCCCGGCGGGGAGAAGGAGTTCGTCAGCCTGCAGGGCTTCGCCGTGCGCGGCTTCGAGGGCTTCTGCCTGGTGGGGGTCTCTGACCTGGACATTTGCGAGTTCATTGACAACTATCCCCTCTCCAAGAAGGGAGTCAAGTCCATGAGCCTTAAGAGGTCGACCATCACGGATGCGGGGCTGGAG GTGATGCTGGAGCAGATGCAGGgcgtggtgaggctggagctgtccGGCTGCAACGACTTCAcggaggcagggctgtggtccAGCCTGAACGCTCGCATCACGGCGCTGAGCGTCAGCGACTGCATCAACGTGGCCGACGATGCCATCGCTGCCATCTCGCAGCTGCTGCCCAACCTGGCCGAGCTCAACCTGCAGGCTTACCACGTCACGGACACGGCCCTGGCGTACTTCACGGCCAAGCAGGGCTACACCACCCACACCCTGCGCCTCAACTCCTGCTGGGAGATCACCAACCACGGCGTGGTCAACATGGTGCACAGCCTGCCCAACCTGAGCGTGCTCAGCCTCTCCGGCTGCTCCAAGGTCACCGACGACGGCGTGGAGCTGGTGGCCGAGAACCTGCGGAAGCTGCGCAGCCTCGACCTGTCCTGGTGCCCGCGGATCACCGACATGGCCCTGGAGTACATCGCCTGCGACCTGCacaagctggaggagctggtgcTCGACAG GTGTGTGCGGATCACCGACACCGGCCTCAGCTACCTGTCCACCATGTCCTCCCTGCGGAGCCTCTACCTGCGCTGGTGCTGCCAG GTGCAGGATTTTGGCCTGAAGCATCTCCTGGGcatgggcagcctgaggctCCTCTCGCTGGCCG GTTGCCCCTTGCTGACCACCACGGGGCTGTCCGGgctggtgcagctgcaggagctggaggagctggagctcacCAACTGCCCCGGGGCCACCCCGGAGCTCTTCAAGTACTTCTCGCAGCACCTCCCGTGCTGCATGGTGATCGAATAg